In one Culex quinquefasciatus strain JHB chromosome 2, VPISU_Cqui_1.0_pri_paternal, whole genome shotgun sequence genomic region, the following are encoded:
- the LOC6044044 gene encoding chymotrypsin-2 gives MFRSSLLFLFGCIALSAAVALPGRAGRVVGGSDATEGQFPYQVSLRSAAGAHFCGGSIVNSRWILTAGHCAAGRTPVNTVVVVDTVTLNAGGVAHGTERIVVHPQYAEGNLANDIAVIRVAVPIVFSSRVGPVSLAAELLEEGAGATLSGWGQTAVTGLLSNHLQYASADIITREECMNRHGAGTVGRIHEFSMCASSTVGAGVCMGDGGSPLTFSGLQEGIVSWGVPCGRQEPDVYTRVSAYRTWIAQNTVE, from the exons ATGTTCCGTTCAAGTTTACTTTTCCTGTTCGGCTGCATCGCCCTTTCCGCAGCCGTTGCCCTGCCGGGTCGGGCAGGTCGCGTCGTTGGAGGTTCGGACGCCACCGAAGGTCAGTTCCCGTACCAGGTATCGTTGCGTTCCGCCGCCGGTGCGCACTTTTGCGGTGGATCGATCGTCAACAGCCGGTGGATTCTGACGGCCGGACACTGCGCGGCCGGACGAACCCCGGTCAACACCGTTGTGGTCGTGGACACGGTTACGCTGAACGCGGGAGGTGTGGCCCATGGGACGGAACGGATCGTGGTCCACCCGCAGTATGCGGAGGGCAATTTGGCCAACGATATCGCGGTGATCCGCGTGGCCGTTCCGATCGTGTTCAGCAGCAGAGTTGGTCCGGTCAGCTTGGCCGCTGAACTGTTGGAGGAGGGAGCCGGTGCTACGTTGTCCGGGTGGGGACAAACCGCG GTTACTGGATTGCTGTCGAACCACCTGCAGTATGCCAGCGCGGACATCATCACAAGGGAGGAGTGCATGAACAGGCACGGTGCCGGAACGGTTGGACGAATCCACGAGTTCTCGATGTGTGCATCCAGTACGGTTGGTGCTGGTGTCTGCATGGGAGATGGTGGCAGTCCGTTGACCTTCAGTGGCCTGCAGGAGGGAATCGTCTCGTGGGGAGTGCCGTGCGGTAGACAGGAGCCCGATGTGTACACTCGAGTGTCCGCGTATCGGACCTGGATTGCGCAGAACACTGTGGAGTGA